A genome region from Arthrobacter agilis includes the following:
- a CDS encoding aspartate/glutamate racemase family protein: MRILVLNVNTTKSMTKSIGEEAAAAASPGTEIIPLTPLFGAESVEGNFESYLAAIAVMETVKRYDGPYDAVIQAGYGEHGREGLQEILTVPVVDITEAAASTAMFLGHRYSVVTTLDRTVPLIEDRLKLAGLTDHCASVRASGMSVLELESEPERAVEAILQQSLAAIEHDRAEVICLGCGGMAGLKEKVAERTGVPVVDGVAAAVKIAESLVSLGLSTSKIRTYAPPRPKFIKNWPPKIPLT; encoded by the coding sequence TCAACACAACGAAGTCCATGACGAAATCCATCGGAGAAGAAGCGGCGGCCGCCGCATCCCCCGGCACGGAAATCATCCCACTGACCCCGCTGTTCGGCGCGGAATCGGTCGAGGGCAACTTCGAGAGCTACCTCGCAGCGATCGCCGTCATGGAAACGGTGAAGCGGTATGACGGTCCCTACGACGCGGTCATCCAGGCCGGGTACGGGGAACACGGCCGTGAAGGGCTCCAGGAAATCCTGACGGTCCCTGTCGTTGACATCACCGAGGCCGCAGCAAGTACCGCGATGTTCCTCGGTCACCGCTACTCGGTGGTCACCACCCTGGACCGCACCGTCCCACTCATCGAAGACCGCCTCAAACTCGCAGGACTCACTGACCATTGCGCATCTGTGCGGGCAAGCGGCATGAGCGTGCTGGAACTCGAATCCGAACCAGAGCGAGCAGTCGAAGCAATCCTGCAGCAATCGCTTGCTGCCATCGAGCACGACCGAGCCGAAGTCATCTGCCTCGGCTGCGGCGGCATGGCAGGGCTGAAGGAGAAGGTCGCCGAACGCACCGGGGTGCCCGTCGTCGATGGCGTCGCGGCTGCCGTGAAAATAGCGGAAAGCCTTGTGTCGCTCGGACTCTCCACCTCCAAAATCCGTACCTATGCTCCGCCCCGGCCCAAGTTCATCAAGAACTGGCCCCCGAAAATCCCCCTCACCTGA